The Chryseobacterium indologenes genomic sequence CGACACTATCCACCTCTATGCGTTGCTGTACGTTCCCCGAAATGATACGGCTGTAATAACCCTTTTCCGACAAGTCTTTGTAGTAATCAAAAGCACTTTTATCGGCAAGGTTGAACGCACGTTTCATATTGCTTTCAATAGCGTTCTTGTCGGGTGCAAGCGTAAAGAACAGTTCGTGAAATCTCCTGACGTGTTCCCTTGCTTCAACCGGGCGGTTGATGCTCGCATCCTGCGACAAGGCAAGCATCAGGGATTTGCCGTTATCCAGTACATAGATTTTTTGGCGTTGTTCTTCTGCAAAGCGGTAGGAACGCCATACGGCGTAACCTACCACGCTAATGCAGAGAACCGCAAACACAATGGCATATAATCTTATCTGCCTAAAGCTGTTTTCGATATTTCTTAGCGTTTTAAATTCCATTTTTTAGAATGATTAATGATTATTTATTCA encodes the following:
- the traK gene encoding conjugative transposon protein TraK; the protein is MEFKTLRNIENSFRQIRLYAIVFAVLCISVVGYAVWRSYRFAEEQRQKIYVLDNGKSLMLALSQDASINRPVEAREHVRRFHELFFTLAPDKNAIESNMKRAFNLADKSAFDYYKDLSEKGYYSRIISGNVQQRIEVDSVVCNFDNYPYAVRTYAKQFIIRSSNVTRRNLITSCYLVNSVRSDNNPQGFNIEKFAVVENKDIEVIER